From a region of the Synechococcus sp. PCC 7335 genome:
- a CDS encoding DUF4280 domain-containing protein, producing MGTQVVAGATLQCSFGVAPSVLNVIPKGPPTMAGGPLAANIMDYAPIANIPPFGVCSSLANPTVATATAAALGVLTPMPCIPVTVAPWFPGSPTVLINNLPALNNSSKCMCTWGGVISILNPGQATVQIP from the coding sequence ATGGGAACACAAGTTGTCGCAGGAGCCACGCTGCAATGTTCATTTGGCGTTGCCCCTAGCGTATTAAACGTTATACCCAAAGGCCCGCCAACCATGGCCGGAGGACCACTAGCCGCTAACATCATGGACTATGCCCCCATTGCCAATATTCCACCCTTTGGCGTATGTAGTTCATTAGCCAATCCGACCGTAGCCACAGCGACCGCAGCTGCACTCGGCGTACTCACACCGATGCCATGCATACCCGTCACAGTAGCTCCATGGTTTCCAGGCTCGCCTACCGTTTTGATTAATAATCTCCCTGCCCTAAACAACAGCTCGAAGTGTATGTGCACCTGGGGTGGTGTTATCTCTATTCTAAACCCTGGCCAGGCTACAGTTCAAATCCCTTAG
- a CDS encoding IS6 family transposase yields MNNPYRGHRFPADIISYCVWLYYTFPLSFRDIEKMMLYRGITVTYEAIRSWCHKFAQSYANQIRKQRPKPGDKWHLDEVVIKIKGEQFYLWRAVDQHGVVLDILMQRCRNKAAAKKFFRKLLKPAGFAPRVIITDKLKSYGAAKKDILRNVEHRQHKGLNNRAENSHRQTRVRERRMGRFKSVGQAQRFLSAFEPIRGHFHPHQHKQTASEYRKTMRQRMESWRSLTETYVIA; encoded by the coding sequence ATGAATAATCCTTACCGTGGCCACCGCTTCCCAGCCGACATTATCAGCTATTGCGTCTGGCTGTATTACACCTTCCCACTAAGCTTCCGTGACATTGAGAAAATGATGCTCTATCGAGGCATCACGGTCACCTACGAAGCGATCAGAAGTTGGTGTCACAAGTTTGCTCAGAGCTATGCCAATCAGATTCGCAAACAGCGGCCAAAGCCCGGTGATAAGTGGCATCTCGACGAAGTCGTCATCAAGATTAAAGGTGAACAGTTTTACTTGTGGCGGGCTGTTGACCAGCATGGTGTAGTGCTCGATATCCTGATGCAGCGATGCCGCAACAAAGCGGCAGCCAAGAAGTTCTTCCGAAAACTACTCAAACCAGCCGGCTTTGCCCCCAGAGTCATCATCACCGACAAACTCAAGAGTTATGGCGCTGCTAAGAAGGACATCTTGAGGAATGTAGAACATAGGCAGCATAAAGGATTGAACAATCGAGCTGAGAACTCACATAGACAGACCCGAGTTAGGGAGAGGCGAATGGGCCGATTCAAATCGGTGGGTCAGGCACAGCGCTTTCTGTCAGCCTTTGAACCGATACGTGGTCATTTCCATCCCCATCAGCACAAACAGACGGCTTCAGAATATAGAAAAACGATGCGCCAGCGGATGGAAAGTTGGCGATCTCTGACAGAGACCTATGTGATCGCATAG
- a CDS encoding orange carotenoid protein N-terminal domain-containing protein, with product MSFTIETARNIFPETLAADVVPATIARFNRLKVEDKLALIWFAYLEMGKTLSITTPDPVNMQFVSSTLSQIKLMSFSEQSQLMHDLASRTDRPICRLYATWAANIKLGFWYQLGRWMAEGIVTPIPQVYQLSANASAVLQAIRVVDPGQQITILRNAVVDMGFDPSQLGSYSSVAEPLVLPTDMAERTPITAIPGVENPVILEYMDNLNANDFDALVQLFASDGALQPPFQRLIVGQDALLRFFREDCQNLRLLPKQGTTEPDEDGYTRLKVTGKVQTPWFGQDVGMNVAWRFLLNPENKIFFVAIDLLASAKELLNLAP from the coding sequence ATGTCCTTCACCATTGAGACAGCTCGCAATATTTTCCCGGAAACGCTGGCTGCGGATGTGGTGCCAGCCACGATTGCCCGCTTTAACCGACTGAAGGTTGAAGACAAATTGGCGCTAATCTGGTTTGCCTACCTGGAAATGGGGAAGACGCTCTCAATTACGACCCCCGACCCTGTGAATATGCAATTTGTCAGCAGTACACTCAGCCAAATCAAGCTGATGAGTTTTAGTGAGCAATCGCAATTAATGCATGACCTGGCTAGTCGGACGGACCGACCCATCTGCCGCCTCTACGCCACTTGGGCAGCGAATATCAAACTCGGCTTTTGGTACCAATTGGGCAGGTGGATGGCAGAAGGGATCGTCACCCCAATTCCTCAGGTTTACCAACTTTCAGCCAATGCCTCGGCTGTCCTACAAGCAATTCGGGTTGTTGATCCTGGTCAACAAATTACGATTCTCCGCAACGCAGTGGTGGATATGGGCTTTGACCCGTCGCAGTTGGGCAGCTACAGCTCGGTAGCAGAACCGTTAGTCCTACCCACGGATATGGCCGAGCGCACCCCAATTACGGCAATTCCTGGTGTGGAAAACCCAGTAATTCTGGAGTACATGGACAACCTAAATGCTAATGACTTTGATGCTCTGGTACAACTCTTTGCTTCGGATGGTGCCCTGCAACCCCCTTTCCAGCGCCTGATTGTCGGACAAGATGCCCTACTTCGCTTTTTCCGGGAGGATTGCCAGAACTTAAGATTGTTGCCTAAGCAGGGTACTACGGAACCTGACGAAGATGGCTACACCCGGCTCAAGGTCACCGGTAAGGTGCAAACCCCCTGGTTTGGCCAGGATGTGGGCATGAACGTTGCCTGGCGCTTTCTCCTCAATCCAGAGAACAAGATTTTCTTTGTTGCTATTGATTTACTTGCTTCTGCCAAAGAGTTGCTGAATCTGGCTCCCTAG
- a CDS encoding orange carotenoid-binding protein, with amino-acid sequence MSSMIDRARNLFPSTLAADAIPATTARFAQLSAEDQLALIWFAYLEMGQSITIAAPGAANLQFAENTLNAIKRMTPLEQSQAMCDLANRADTEVSRAYAVWTPNIKLGFWYRLGELMEQGLVAPIPEGYKLSANAAAVLQSIRDLESGQQITVLRNAVVDMGYDTSKMGSYQKVSEPVIAPKSIGERTPVSIEGVDNATVLSYMNNLNANDFDKLVSLFTADGALQPPFRRPIVGKEAILQFFREECQNLKLVPERGVVEAAEDGYTPIKVTGKCQTPWFGAAVGMNIAWRFLLNPDGKIFFVAIDLLASPKELMNLVR; translated from the coding sequence ATGTCATCTATGATTGATCGCGCCCGCAACCTCTTCCCCAGTACGCTAGCCGCAGATGCGATTCCAGCGACGACGGCAAGGTTCGCTCAGCTCAGTGCCGAAGACCAGCTAGCGCTCATTTGGTTCGCTTACCTCGAAATGGGCCAGTCCATCACTATTGCTGCCCCCGGTGCAGCCAACTTACAGTTTGCTGAGAACACGCTGAATGCTATCAAGCGCATGACGCCTCTAGAGCAATCTCAGGCGATGTGTGATTTGGCCAATCGAGCGGATACTGAAGTATCTCGTGCTTATGCGGTATGGACCCCCAATATTAAACTAGGCTTCTGGTATCGGTTAGGAGAACTGATGGAACAAGGCCTCGTCGCCCCTATCCCAGAAGGGTATAAGCTCTCAGCGAATGCTGCAGCCGTTTTACAATCCATCAGGGACTTAGAGTCCGGTCAGCAGATTACCGTCTTACGAAATGCCGTGGTTGACATGGGCTACGACACTAGCAAGATGGGCAGCTACCAGAAAGTGTCAGAGCCGGTTATCGCACCTAAGTCAATCGGAGAACGGACGCCAGTCTCAATCGAAGGTGTTGATAATGCCACTGTTTTGAGCTACATGAACAACTTAAATGCCAACGACTTTGATAAGTTGGTCAGCCTTTTCACGGCTGATGGTGCTTTGCAGCCGCCTTTTAGAAGACCGATTGTAGGCAAAGAGGCTATCCTACAGTTCTTTAGAGAAGAGTGTCAGAACCTAAAGCTTGTGCCTGAGCGCGGTGTAGTCGAAGCGGCTGAAGATGGCTACACGCCGATTAAGGTGACGGGTAAGTGTCAGACGCCCTGGTTCGGTGCTGCTGTTGGTATGAATATCGCTTGGCGCTTTCTTCTTAACCCAGATGGCAAGATCTTCTTTGTTGCGATTGATTTGTTAGCTTCGCCTAAGGAGCTAATGAATTTAGTCCGCTAA
- the rsgA gene encoding ribosome small subunit-dependent GTPase A translates to MQLKNLGWSESFAHSFAPYAKQGYCVGRVAVAHRSQYQLYTERGDCSATLTGKFRHQAEKSEDFPAVGDWVVIHLETATHQALIQAILPRQGQFSRQAAGTKNEAQIIAANINTLFLMSGLDHDFNLRRIERYLVMAWQSGATPTIILNKADLCEDLEDKIVAVGKIAIAAPILTLSALYQNNLEALTPYLQPGKTIALLGSSGVGKSTLTNKLIGHDVQITQAVRADDSRGRHTTTHREMLKLPSGALLIDTPGMRELPLWSNNNRTAEQPTDTIGETFSDIENLAQQCRFRNCQHSSEPGCAIQAAIESGTLSTKRLNSYQKLQREQAYQNRRQDKQANSNAKARWKHITQMVRQQRQD, encoded by the coding sequence ATGCAACTTAAAAACTTAGGCTGGAGCGAAAGTTTCGCTCACAGTTTTGCACCCTACGCAAAGCAAGGATATTGTGTAGGGCGAGTCGCCGTAGCCCATCGTAGCCAGTACCAGCTCTACACAGAAAGAGGAGACTGTAGCGCCACCCTCACAGGGAAATTTAGACATCAGGCAGAAAAATCGGAAGACTTTCCAGCCGTAGGCGACTGGGTCGTCATTCATCTTGAAACAGCAACCCATCAAGCGCTGATTCAAGCCATTTTACCTCGTCAAGGCCAGTTCTCTAGACAAGCGGCAGGCACAAAAAACGAAGCCCAAATCATTGCCGCCAACATCAATACGCTCTTTTTAATGAGCGGTCTCGATCATGATTTTAATCTTCGTCGCATTGAGCGATACTTAGTCATGGCTTGGCAAAGTGGCGCAACGCCAACCATCATCTTGAACAAAGCGGATCTCTGTGAGGACTTAGAAGACAAAATTGTCGCCGTAGGAAAGATTGCTATTGCAGCTCCTATTCTCACACTGAGCGCCCTCTACCAAAACAACTTAGAAGCACTCACCCCATATTTGCAGCCCGGTAAAACCATTGCCTTATTAGGATCGTCAGGCGTAGGGAAATCGACCCTGACTAACAAGCTCATCGGCCATGACGTGCAAATAACCCAAGCTGTCCGCGCAGACGATAGCCGTGGACGACATACCACCACCCATCGGGAGATGTTAAAGCTGCCCTCGGGCGCACTGTTAATCGATACCCCAGGTATGCGAGAGCTACCGCTATGGAGCAATAATAATCGCACTGCCGAGCAGCCTACCGATACGATTGGAGAAACGTTTTCTGACATTGAAAACCTTGCTCAGCAATGTCGTTTTCGCAATTGCCAACACAGCTCAGAACCCGGCTGTGCTATTCAAGCTGCAATAGAGAGTGGAACGCTTTCTACCAAGCGATTGAACAGCTATCAAAAGCTACAGAGAGAGCAAGCCTATCAAAACAGAAGACAAGACAAGCAAGCGAACAGCAATGCCAAGGCTCGTTGGAAACACATCACCCAAATGGTACGACAACAGCGGCAGGATTAA